One Paenarthrobacter aurescens TC1 DNA window includes the following coding sequences:
- a CDS encoding putative monooxygenase family protein (identified by match to protein family HMM PF01494) gives MAMEKVDIIGGGIAGLALAGRLDPGRFDVTVYEQRTELPSVGTTLAMWPEAQQALAELGILGAVRSRGAIIKAGALRRPSGEALLSMEGEGLVGVSRPELLRLLDTAVPATVRRVVQRVDRLPGHSGLSVGADGVNSIVRRDFWGRRSTARPTPFLAVRGVVPGIPSPQDVGEYWGRGQIFGLAPAGGGTNWYASFRSDLGPDKVDVAEALEVTRDRYANHAPAVKELLALASPETSLAQRIWTTPALGRYARRNVVLVGDAAHAMTPNLGRGACEALIDAVTLGGLLNELPTEEALAAFGRKRVMRTQLLRLASSLMGSVALAQGAQPWRDALLKQVGKSVARTRERTGTSK, from the coding sequence GTGGCCATGGAAAAAGTGGACATCATTGGTGGAGGAATCGCCGGGTTGGCGCTCGCAGGACGACTCGACCCCGGCCGGTTCGACGTCACCGTGTATGAGCAGCGGACCGAACTCCCGTCCGTTGGAACTACCTTGGCCATGTGGCCGGAAGCCCAGCAGGCGTTGGCTGAGTTGGGGATACTCGGGGCCGTGCGGAGTCGCGGAGCCATTATCAAAGCCGGCGCACTTCGCCGTCCCTCGGGAGAGGCCCTGCTGTCCATGGAAGGTGAAGGGCTGGTAGGAGTGTCCCGCCCCGAACTGCTGAGACTGCTGGACACGGCGGTACCAGCTACCGTGCGCCGGGTAGTGCAGAGAGTGGATCGCCTGCCGGGCCATTCCGGGTTGAGCGTGGGTGCCGACGGAGTCAACAGCATTGTTCGGCGGGACTTTTGGGGCCGGCGAAGTACGGCCAGGCCAACGCCGTTCCTTGCAGTCAGGGGCGTCGTTCCAGGAATCCCATCCCCTCAAGACGTAGGTGAATACTGGGGGCGCGGTCAGATTTTCGGCCTGGCACCTGCCGGAGGTGGAACCAACTGGTACGCCTCCTTCCGCTCAGACCTGGGCCCGGACAAGGTGGACGTCGCAGAGGCGCTTGAAGTGACCCGGGACCGCTATGCCAACCACGCACCCGCAGTGAAGGAACTCCTCGCCCTGGCCAGCCCCGAAACATCGCTTGCGCAACGCATCTGGACCACCCCGGCCCTCGGCCGCTACGCACGTAGGAACGTCGTGCTGGTAGGGGATGCCGCTCACGCAATGACCCCCAACCTGGGCAGGGGCGCCTGCGAAGCGCTCATCGACGCTGTGACCCTGGGGGGCCTGCTGAATGAACTGCCCACGGAGGAAGCGCTCGCCGCCTTTGGCAGGAAGCGGGTTATGCGAACACAACTTCTCAGGCTGGCTTCTTCCCTCATGGGGAGCGTGGCACTCGCACAGGGCGCACAACCATGGCGCGACGCTCTGCTGAAGCAGGTGGGCAAGAGCGTAGCGCGAACCCGGGAAAGGACCGGAACTTCGAAGTAG